From the genome of Streptomyces sp. JH34:
TTCCTTCCGGCTGAGGCGGTCTCGCGTCAGCCGGAAGGAACGGGCGGCGTCGAGGAGCCGCGCGGCGGTTCGCCGAGGGCGGCGTCGAGTGTGGGGTAGCTCCTGATCACCCGGTCGACGCCCGCGGTCCGCAGGAGCCGGGTCAGGACCGCGCCCGGTGCGGCGACGCGCAGCTCGGTCCTCCGGTGCACCTCGATGAGCAGGCTGAGGAACGACGAGTCCGCGA
Proteins encoded in this window:
- a CDS encoding STAS domain-containing protein; amino-acid sequence: MVREPLDNSAPAGPPVVAAEGEVNGYWVVRAQGDLDSDTIDPLFIALWQAVPGHQVVVLDASAVTFADSSFLSLLIEVHRRTELRVAAPGAVLTRLLRTAGVDRVIRSYPTLDAALGEPPRGSSTPPVPSG